A stretch of DNA from Ricinus communis isolate WT05 ecotype wild-type chromosome 4, ASM1957865v1, whole genome shotgun sequence:
GTTCTTTCCTTTGGAATACGATGATTCGGGCTTATGCTAATGCTGGCCTCTGTTTTGAAACTCTGGAGTTGTACATGCTCATGCGCAGAGCTGGCGTTTCTTCGAACAACTACACTTTCCCTTTCATATTTAAGGCATGCGCTTCGAATTCTTTGCTTCTTCAAGGGAAGGTAGCTCATGGAGATGCTGTTAAAGCTGATTTTGATTCAGATGTATATGTTAAGGCTGCTTTGGTCGATATGTATGCAAAATGCGGTCAATTTTGTGATGGTCGCAAGATATTTGACGAAATGCCTGTGAAGGATTTAGTTTGCTGGACAGCTATGATCACAGCTTATGAGCAGGGTGAGAAGCCTGATGAGGCTCTCATTTTGCTTCGGAAAATGCAGCAACATGGTCTGTTTCCGGATGAAGTTACTATGGTAAGTGTTGCCTCTGCGATTGGTCAATTATGGGATGCCAAATGGGCTCAATCAGTTCATGCCTATGCCATTCGTCGCTCGTTTCTTAAGGAAATATTTGTTGCTAACTCAATTTTGGCTATGCATACAAAATGTGGGAATATGGAAAAGTCttgcttaatttttgatatgatGGATGAAAGAAATGTTATCTCATGGAACTCCATGCTTTCGGGCTACACACAAAATGGACAGGCTAGTGAagctttgtttctttttgataaGATGCGTGATTCTGGATGTGAACCTAATTCAGTAACAGCACTAATCATGGTTGCAGCATGTGCTTATTTGGGTTCCCGCCATCTTGGAGGGAAATTCCATGATTTTATTCTTGAtagtaaaatgaaaattgaCATGAATCTTCGGAATGCACTGATAAATATGTATGCTAAATGTGGAGATCTTAAAACCGCCGTGGAAATGTTCAATGATGTTCACCCAAGTGAACGGAATGTTAGTTCTTGGAATGTGCTAATTTCAGGGTATGGCATGCATGGACATGGGAAAGAAGCGTTGAGACTCTATTCAAGAATGCAAGAAGAAAGTGTTGAACCAAATCACATCACTTTTACATCCATTCTTTCTGCTTGTAGTCATGCAGGCCTTATTGATGAAGGGAGAAAGTGTTTTGCAGATATGCCAAAGCTATCCGTGACATTGGAGCTTAAACACTATGCTTGCATGGTTGATATGCTTGGGCGAGCAGGGCTTTTACAGGAAGCACTTGATCTGATTAAAGAGATGCCATTGCCTCCAAATGATGCTGTATGGGGGGCTCTGCTTTTAGCTTGCAAAATCCATGGGAACATGGAATTAGGGGAAATTGCAGCTAACAATCTGTTCCAGCTTGAGCCAGACCATACAGGATACTACGTGTTGATGTCAAATATATATGCAGCATCAAACAAATGGCAAGAAGTTGGAAAGTTGAGagaagatatgaagaacaaaggATTGAAGAAACCTGCAGCATTTAGTGTGATAGAGTATGGCAAGGAAGTTCATGGATTCCACACAGCTGACCATGAAAGCCCGTACTGGCAAGAGGTTTACAGAAAAGT
This window harbors:
- the LOC8275458 gene encoding pentatricopeptide repeat-containing protein At2g01510, mitochondrial encodes the protein MHRLGSLCRRHSISIFPCALHSSNSSCAFSYTPDSTEIVYDNLVKFCDGLAVLKQIHSALTTNSLITKSPHLAAQIIIKYAKFGYLNCARSLFDGINIRGDNRSSFLWNTMIRAYANAGLCFETLELYMLMRRAGVSSNNYTFPFIFKACASNSLLLQGKVAHGDAVKADFDSDVYVKAALVDMYAKCGQFCDGRKIFDEMPVKDLVCWTAMITAYEQGEKPDEALILLRKMQQHGLFPDEVTMVSVASAIGQLWDAKWAQSVHAYAIRRSFLKEIFVANSILAMHTKCGNMEKSCLIFDMMDERNVISWNSMLSGYTQNGQASEALFLFDKMRDSGCEPNSVTALIMVAACAYLGSRHLGGKFHDFILDSKMKIDMNLRNALINMYAKCGDLKTAVEMFNDVHPSERNVSSWNVLISGYGMHGHGKEALRLYSRMQEESVEPNHITFTSILSACSHAGLIDEGRKCFADMPKLSVTLELKHYACMVDMLGRAGLLQEALDLIKEMPLPPNDAVWGALLLACKIHGNMELGEIAANNLFQLEPDHTGYYVLMSNIYAASNKWQEVGKLREDMKNKGLKKPAAFSVIEYGKEVHGFHTADHESPYWQEVYRKVESLAIEMKIAGHIPDLSCALHDVEEEDKEHILNYHSEKLAVAFGILKIDWGMAIRVTKNLRVCSDCHSAFKFISQIYGRNIIVRDTNRFHHFQGGTCSCKDYW